The nucleotide sequence ATGGCCGAGGTCTGGGACGAGAACTGGTTCGGCTCCACCAAGACCCTCGATGTCACCATGGCCGGCCTGCGCCGCCGCCTCGCGCAGGCCGCCGACGCCTCGGTCCGCCCCACCGTCCTGCCCCGCATCAGCACCTTGCGCGGGCACGGCTACCGCCTGGAACTCTGACGGGCCCCGCGGCGCGGCAGCAGCGAGCAGGCCGCCGGTCTTCCCGGCCGCCGCTCATCGGGTTCAGTCGGCGTTGGGCCGGGCGAGGCCGTGGTCGTAGGCGAAGATCACGGCCTGGATCCGGTCGCGGGCTCCGATCTTGGCCAGGACGCGGCCGACGTGGGTCTTGACGGTGGACTCGGAGAGCACGAACCGGGCGGCGATCTCGCCATTGGTCCAGCCCTTGCCGACGGCGACGAGGATCTCCCGTTCGCGGTCGGTGAGGGATCCGAGCCTCGGGTCGTCGGCGGCGTTCCCCCGGTGGGCGGGGACGTACTGGGCGTACTCGTCCAGGAGGCGGCGGGTGAGGGCGGGTGCGATCACGGCGTCACCGGAGGCGACCGCGCGGATGCCAGCGAGGAGTTCCTCGGGGCGCGCGTCCTTGAGGAGGAAGCCGCTGGCGCCGGCCCGGATCGCGGCGTGGACGTACTCGTCGAGGTCGAACGTCGTGAGCACAAGGACGCGTGAGCGGCCGCCGGCGGCGACGATACGGCGGGTGGCCTCGATGCCGTCCATGCCGGGCATGCGGACGTCCATGAGGACGACGTCCGGGCGCAGTTCGGCGGCCTTGCGGACGGCCTCCGCGCCGTGGGCGGCCTCCCCGACGACGTCGGTCTCGGGGACGGAGTCCAGGAGCAGGTGGAAGCCGTAGCGTTGCAGCGGCTGGTCGTCCACGATGAGGACGGTGGTCACCGGTCACCGCCCCGGGGCGTGAGGTCGAGGACGGCTTCGACGCTCCACCCTCCGTCGTCCGTGGGTCCCGCGCTGACGGTGCCGCCGTACAGAGCGGCTCTTTCTCGCATGCCCACCAGGCCGTGCCCTTCCTCGTTCGGCGGTCCCGGCTGTGCGGCCGGGCCGGTGTCCTGGACCCGGATGCTCAGCCGGGTGTCCGTCACGGCGACCGCCAGGTGCGCCCGGGCGTCGTCGGCGGCGTGCTTCATGGTGTTGGTGAGGGCTTCCTGGACGATGCGGTACACCGTCAGCTGGACCCCGTCGTCCAGGGCCTCGGCGTCGCCGGAGGTCCGGTAGACGACCTCCAGTCCAGCGGCGCGCACCGTGGCGCACAGGGCGCCGACGTCCGCGATGCCGGGCTGCGGGCTGAGCTCGGGCCCGCCGGCCGGGCCGTCCCCGGTCTCGCGCAGTACGCCGAGCACGCGCCGCAGCTCGCCGAGGGCCTGCCGGCCGGTGTCGCCGATGAGCCGCAGGGCCTCCTTGCCCCGTTCGGGTGCGATGTCGGTGGCGTAGGCGCCGGCGTCGGCGAGCGTGATGATGACGGACAGGTTGTGGCCGACGATGTCGTGCATCTCGCGCGCTACCCGGGTGCGTTCGGTGGCGGCCGCGAGTCTGCTGCGCTGGTCGCGCTCGATCTCCAGCCGGGCCGCCCGGTCCCGCAGTCCTGCGAGCTGGGCCCGGCGGATTCGTACCACGAGGCCGAGCGCGAGGGCCGCGGTCGCCGTGCTCAGCAGGAAGAACAGCGCGTCCCAGACGGACACGGCCGAGGACGCGCGGACGGCGACCAGCAGCATGGCCCCGGCCATCACCGCACCGGCCCACGGCAGCTGCCGCAGCCGACCGTGCAGGGCCAGGCTGTACAGGGCAATGAAGAGGGCGACGTCAGCGCGCAGCGCCGCGCCCAGGGACCATTGGAGGACGAACACCGCGGCGATGACGCCGAAGGCCGCCATCGGCCTGCGTCGCCGCCACAGCAGGGGCAGCACCAGTCCTGCCTGCAGTGCCAGCATTCCCGCGACGGGCAGCTCGGTGAAGGCGAGCCGGAAGCGGCGTGGTCCGTCGCCGTCGTCCACACCGCCGCGCAGCAGGTCGGGCAGGCAGAACATCAGGAAGACCACGATCAGGACCGCGGTGTCCAGCACCCACGGATGTGTCCGGTCGGCCTGCCGCAACCGCTGGCCACCCCGGGACAGCCGGGCGACCAGCGGTCCCATCCCGCTGATGTCATCGTTGGTCACGGACGTCACCTGTCCATGGTGCGGGCGTCAGACGTCGGTGCGCGCGAGCCGGTACGCCGCGCCGCCCAGCGCCAGCGCCGTCCAGCACAGGAAGACCATCAGCCCGGCGCCCGGCGACAGGGTCGTCGAGTCGTGGGTCAGCGCGAACATCGACTCACCCGCGTTGGACGGCAGATAGGGGCTTATGTCGTCCCGCCAGGAACTCGGCAGCAGGGAGATCAGCCCCGGGATCAGCATCAGGGCGGCGACCAGCACCGAGATCCCACCGGCCACCGACCGCAGCAGCGCGCCCAGCGCGGTTCCGATCACTCCGACGAGGCCGAGGTAGAGCCCGGCGCCCAGCAGACTCCGCAGTACGCCGGCGTGCGAGAGGCTCATGGCCGCGGGCGTGCCCGAGACGATTCCACTGCCGAACAGGAAGGCGACGAATCCACCCACCGTCCCCACGACCAGGGCGACCAGTCCGAAGACAGCAGCCTTGGACCACAGCACGGGCAGCCGGCGGGGCACCGCCGCGAGCGTGGAACGGATCATGCCGGTCGAGTACTCGCCCGCCGTGACCAGCACGCCGAGCACGCCGAGGGCAAGCTCGGCGAAGTTCGTGCCGAAGAGGGACAGGCTGACGGCCGTCGAATCGGCGAAGTCCCGGTCCATGTGGCCGGAGCCGATCCCCGACTTGTAGCGGCTCGCGGAGATCAGGCCGAAGGCCACCAGGAAGAGCAGGCCGAGGCCCAGGGTGATCCAGGTCGAGCGCAGGGACCACAGCTTGGCCCACTCGGAGGCGAGCACGCGCCGTCCGGTCACCCGGTAGGCGGGGCGGGCGGGAGTGGTCCTGGGTTCCTCCGCGGTCGCGGTGAGGGTGCTCATGCGGGCCTCCCGAGGGTGTCGATGCCGGTCGTGGAGCCGTGGTACTCCACGGCATCCCTGGTCAGGTCCATGAACGCCTCCTCCAGTGACACGCTCCGCGCGCTCAGCTCGAACAGCGCGATCCCGTGCTCGGCGGCCTTCAACCCGATCTCGCGGGCGGTCAGCCCGGTCACCTGGAGCTCCTCGGAGCCGATCCGGCCGGTGATGTCGACGTCCGGCCCGGCGAGTACGTCTCGCAGCCGGGCCGGGTCCTGGGTGACGACCTTCACCGTGTCGCCGCCGGCCTCGCGGATCAGGTCTGCCACGGTCGTGTCGGCCAGCAGCCGCCCGCGCCCCACGATGATCAGGTGGTCCGCCACCAGGGCCATCTCGCTCATCAGATGGGATGACACGAACACCGTCCGACCCTCGTCGGCGAGTCGTTTCAGGAGGTTGCGGATCCAGAGCACCCCTTCCGGGTCCAGCCCGTTGACCGGCTCATCGAGCATCACCGTCTGCGGGTCGCCCAGCAGCGCGGCCGCGATGCCCAGCCGCTGGCCCATCCCCAGGGAGAAAGCGCCGGCCCGCTTCTTCGCCACGCTGTCGAGCCCGGCGAGGCCGATGACCTCGTCGACCCGGCTGCCGGGAATGCCGTGGGTGAGCGCGAGCGCTTTGAGGTGGTTGTACGCCGAGCGGCCCGGGTGAATCGACTTGGCCTCCAGGAGGGCGCCGACCTCCTGCAGCGGAGCCTGGTGGCGGGCGTAGTGGTGGCCGTTGACGGTGACGGAACCGCTGGTCGGCGCGTCAAGGCCGACGATCATGCGCATGGTCGTGGATTTACCCGCGCCGTTGGGCCCCAGGAAGCCGGTCACCGTGCCGGGCTTCACCACGAAGTCCAGCCCGTCGACGGCCGTCTTCTCGCCGTACCTCTTGGTCAACCGCCGTGCGTCGATCATTCGCGTTCTCCCTGTCGGGCTCCGGCGTCCGTCACTTCGGACGCCTCACCGGCAACGCTAGGTGCCGAATCACCCGGATCCGGTGGTACCGGGAGGCTGAACCGCGGCGGGCGCGTAGTACCGCGGTACTACGTGGCCACTTGCGCTGCTTCCGTGTTCGCCGGCCCCACAGCCGTCACAGCGGGCGCCCTCCCAGCGCCTGCGGCGCACCGGGCCCTTTCTCGACCAGGGGCCTCGCCGTCCGACGCGGCGTCGGCCAGTACCCGCGTGGCACAGGGGCCCCAGGGAAGGCGCTCGTCATGACGTGCGGCGGGGGAGGCGGGACCAGAGGGCCCGCACTCGCGCGGGGGCACCGCTCGCCAGGCGCCGCAGGACGGCACGGCGGCCGGCAGGGCGCCGTGCAGCCTCGGATTCCGTTGGCATCAGCCGGCATCACAGGACGGAGCGGCGGATCACTGGCCCCGGCACCAGCAGGCCGGGGAACAGTGGCAGCCAGGCCGCCAGCGGCCGGTAGCCGAAGACCGCCGACAGGGCCGCGGCTGCCGGCACCCCGGCAAGCCCGGACCACTCGGGGTGGGAAGCAGTACGGTGGCGCCGCCGGCAAGGAGATACTCCATGCAGAAGCGGCGGTCACGGACCGCGCGTCGACCGCCCGCGCCCTCGCCCGGGCAGCGCTCGCGGGCCGGCCGCCCGGCGCCACCGCACGGATTCGGCTCCACCGGCCGCGCGGTCTCCCGCCGTATAGTCGCCCTCAAGGCCACCCCACCTCCACACCTGTGGCCGCAGGGCGGGGACCGTTTTGGCGCTTGGCGCCCTCACTGCACTGGGCGCCGCCGACGCGACCGGCGACCTGCTCCGGCTGCTGGAGCTGGTCCTCGCCCGCGAATGATCACGCGGCGGGCCGATCCCGTCTCCGGCGGTGGGCCTCCGGGGCCGAACCGGTCAGGGAGCCTCCTCACCCTGGGCGACCTCGACCTCGTGGTGGAAGTCGACGACGCCTGCCGCTCCGGCGGCGACGGACAGGACCGTGCAGGCCACGAGAAGGAACGCGGTACGGCGGGTGGTGCGCGGGCGGGTCCGGGCGGGCGCGAGGAGCGCCGCGACGCGTTGCGGCACCGGTCCGGTCGTCGCCGCGGGCGCGAAGTCCGGTCGGGTGGAGGCAGAGGCGTTTCCGGCGAGGGCGGCGCGGGCGATGGCCGTGGCGATCAGGCGCCGGTCCCCGGTGACCTCCGCGGCGGCCTCGTCGGCGGCCCGCTCGGCGGCGAACCGGATGGTGGCGCGGGTGGCGCGCAGGGCGGGGTGGCAGTGGGCGGCGAGTTCGGCGGCGGCCAGGAAGTAGTGGTGCCCGGCCCGGTTGTGGGCGCGCTCATGGGCGAAAAGGGCCTCACGCTCGGCAGGTCCCAGAGTGCGCAGCATGGCGGTGGTGACGACGATGCGATGGGGCCGTCCGGGCAGGGCGTACGCGTCCGGATCGGGCGATTCGATCACGCACAGATCACCTGCGGCGGGACGGCGGTCGGCCTGCCTGCGGGCGGTCTGGAAGGCGCGGGTCTGCCGGAAGGCCGAGCGTGCGAGAGTCCAGACGCCGAGGCTGAGCACCCCCGTGGCCGCCATGGCGGCGGGGAGGACGACGTAGTCCGAAGGGGTCCGCAGGGGGTGGACGAGTTCACCGAGGACGGCGAAGGCGGGGACTTTGAGCAGCCCGGTCAGGACGAGGGCACCGAGAGCGGCGACGCAGGCTCCCGCCAGCGCCAGGGTAGAGGCGGTGAGGACCCACAGCGCGGTGGCGGGAGCCAGTCGGTCGAGGGTTCGGCGGGC is from Streptomyces asoensis and encodes:
- a CDS encoding response regulator → MTTVLIVDDQPLQRYGFHLLLDSVPETDVVGEAAHGAEAVRKAAELRPDVVLMDVRMPGMDGIEATRRIVAAGGRSRVLVLTTFDLDEYVHAAIRAGASGFLLKDARPEELLAGIRAVASGDAVIAPALTRRLLDEYAQYVPAHRGNAADDPRLGSLTDREREILVAVGKGWTNGEIAARFVLSESTVKTHVGRVLAKIGARDRIQAVIFAYDHGLARPNAD
- a CDS encoding sensor histidine kinase → MTNDDISGMGPLVARLSRGGQRLRQADRTHPWVLDTAVLIVVFLMFCLPDLLRGGVDDGDGPRRFRLAFTELPVAGMLALQAGLVLPLLWRRRRPMAAFGVIAAVFVLQWSLGAALRADVALFIALYSLALHGRLRQLPWAGAVMAGAMLLVAVRASSAVSVWDALFFLLSTATAALALGLVVRIRRAQLAGLRDRAARLEIERDQRSRLAAATERTRVAREMHDIVGHNLSVIITLADAGAYATDIAPERGKEALRLIGDTGRQALGELRRVLGVLRETGDGPAGGPELSPQPGIADVGALCATVRAAGLEVVYRTSGDAEALDDGVQLTVYRIVQEALTNTMKHAADDARAHLAVAVTDTRLSIRVQDTGPAAQPGPPNEEGHGLVGMRERAALYGGTVSAGPTDDGGWSVEAVLDLTPRGGDR
- a CDS encoding M48 family metalloprotease — translated: MTALLLLPLILPFLAPTLARRTLDRLAPATALWVLTASTLALAGACVAALGALVLTGLLKVPAFAVLGELVHPLRTPSDYVVLPAAMAATGVLSLGVWTLARSAFRQTRAFQTARRQADRRPAAGDLCVIESPDPDAYALPGRPHRIVVTTAMLRTLGPAEREALFAHERAHNRAGHHYFLAAAELAAHCHPALRATRATIRFAAERAADEAAAEVTGDRRLIATAIARAALAGNASASTRPDFAPAATTGPVPQRVAALLAPARTRPRTTRRTAFLLVACTVLSVAAGAAGVVDFHHEVEVAQGEEAP
- a CDS encoding ABC transporter permease; this translates as MSTLTATAEEPRTTPARPAYRVTGRRVLASEWAKLWSLRSTWITLGLGLLFLVAFGLISASRYKSGIGSGHMDRDFADSTAVSLSLFGTNFAELALGVLGVLVTAGEYSTGMIRSTLAAVPRRLPVLWSKAAVFGLVALVVGTVGGFVAFLFGSGIVSGTPAAMSLSHAGVLRSLLGAGLYLGLVGVIGTALGALLRSVAGGISVLVAALMLIPGLISLLPSSWRDDISPYLPSNAGESMFALTHDSTTLSPGAGLMVFLCWTALALGGAAYRLARTDV
- a CDS encoding ABC transporter ATP-binding protein, encoding MIDARRLTKRYGEKTAVDGLDFVVKPGTVTGFLGPNGAGKSTTMRMIVGLDAPTSGSVTVNGHHYARHQAPLQEVGALLEAKSIHPGRSAYNHLKALALTHGIPGSRVDEVIGLAGLDSVAKKRAGAFSLGMGQRLGIAAALLGDPQTVMLDEPVNGLDPEGVLWIRNLLKRLADEGRTVFVSSHLMSEMALVADHLIIVGRGRLLADTTVADLIREAGGDTVKVVTQDPARLRDVLAGPDVDITGRIGSEELQVTGLTAREIGLKAAEHGIALFELSARSVSLEEAFMDLTRDAVEYHGSTTGIDTLGRPA